The genomic interval CATGCTCCTTGGATTGATGCATTTCGTTATACAAGGATGGGCGGATTGATTTTAGGATATGTTTTTTCATGGACTAATATCTTGTGCTATATGATGGGGAGTGGTATAGGGGGTGTCGGAGAAAAGATTAAATTATAAAGTAAGGTAATCAGAGAAGATGGGTTTTCTATGCAATTTTCCAAAACTTATTTATGAAGTTAGAATCGACGGACTGATAGATTGAAGGAAACCATGTCATTGGTAATGTCGAAAACAAAGAACTCTTGCCAAATTTTTATTGATTTGGAAGGAGTTCTTTGTTTTTGGGAGAAGTTTTTAAGCATAATATATACTCCTTACTTTGGGCGTGAATCAATAGAACTGTTCCTGCGAGTCTCTACGAGCCAATTTCTTAATGATGAGAGTGGTATGAGTTTTGCTGTGTTAGCAGAAAATGATTTTGAGGATATTGTGAATTGGATAAAAAGGAGCTAAAAGATGCACTTCACAAAAGTATGGCAATAGAAGAGATTAAAAGAATTAGTTGATAATTTGCAAATATTACTACTGGTTTTGAGAGAGGTGAAGATTAATTGGAAATAAATGATGTAAAAACTGTTATCCAAGATTTTTTTCAAGAGAACACAGTTACCATTATTGGCTCTGGTTTATCAGTAGCTGAAGGGATACCTGGGATGGGATCTTTATCAGTGGAATTACTCGATAAGCTGCCTTGTAAAATCAATGAAAAAGCTGACGTGGACAACTGGAAAGCTATATCAGACAGATTAAAAGTGGGAGAAGGTCTTGAAGAAGCACTTCACAGTGAAAAACCAACAAGTATTGTTGAAGAAAAAATAAGAGAAACTACGGCAGAATTTATACGCACTGCTGAAAAGAAGGCTTTGAATAGTGTTTTGTCGGGGAGTAAACGTTTTAGGCTTTCAGACTATTTGCAAAGATTTAATATAAGGAACAATGGATTAACCGTTATAACCACAAATTACGATAGACTTGTTGAATATAGCTGTGAAATGAATGGGATCAGAGTAGATACATTATTTGTTGGAAAATTTATTTGTCAGTTCTCTCCAGACGAAAGTAAATATTCTTTTTGTAAAAATATTTATAAATTAAGAGGGCAAAGTCGAGTCGAATATTCACCCAAAGTAAAGGTTTTAAAGCCGCATGGATGTTTAAGTTGGTATCAAATCAATGGCTGTGCATATTCAGTTCCTCATTTAGAAAAAGACAACTGTTTAATCATAACTCCGGGGATCAATAAATATAGAGAAGGATATAATGAGCCATTTGATACACATCGTGCACGAGCCAACGCAGCAATAGACAGTGCTTTGAGGTACATAATTATCGGATATGGATTTGGAGATGATCATCTGGAAACTCATTTACTTCGCCAATTAAATTCAAATAAACCTGCATTAATCCTTACTCATTCATTATCTGATAAAGCAATAAAAGTTGTAAAGGGGTGTAAAAATGTTATAGCTGTTTGTAATCGAGATAATGGATCTTTAGTTATGAATAAAGATGGTGAAATATTTTTTCCTAGTATAAATTTATGGGATATTAGAGAAATGATTAAGGAGGTCTTTTGATGAGTAGTCAAATATCATTCACTGAAAATGAATTATTGGGTAGCGTTACTTATGTTGATACAGCACAAATTATCGTTGAAATAGAAAACTCTAATATTATGAGTCAGATTAGTGTGGGTAATTTGGTTGCAATTGAAACAGGTAAAAGGCATCAGTTGCTCATTTCATTAATTGACAAGGTAACAAGAAAGTATATCGAAGATTTTGAAGATGAAAATGCAGAAGAAACTGATATTATGATTTCTTCTGCAGATTATGTTAAAGTTAATATAATCGGAACCTACCATATGGTATTAGGGGAACAAAAAAATATTTTTAAAAGAGGCGTAGATTTATTTCCGCAAATCGAAAGTAAGTGCTATTGCATCTCAGGAGCCAATTTGCAAAGTTTTATGAATTTGCTCAGTGATTCAATTCAATCTGACAAGCAATTAAAACTGGGTACCTTTATGATGGATAATAATGCAAGAGCGGTACTTGATGGTAATAAGTTTTTTCAAAGACATGCTGCAATTTTAGGGAGTACGGGATCAGGAAAAAGTTGGTGTGTAGCTAATATCTTGGAAAAGGCTAGTGAGTTAAAATATGCCAATATCATTGTGCTTGATATGCATGGAGAATATGGCTCTTTGACTGAAGGCAAAGATAAAATAGCGGAATCTTATAAAATTGCTGGGCCGGGTGATTTGGAGAAAAATCAAAAGAATATATTATTTTTACCCTACTGGTTATTAAACAGAGAAGAGATGCTGTCAATGATACTTGATCGGAGCGATTCTAATGCTCCCAATCAAGCTTCTCGTTTTACTTTGCATATTCGTGATTTAAAACTAGAAACTCTGAATGAAGAAAATAAGCAAGATATAGCCAAGACATTTACGGTTGATTCTCCAATTCCTTTCAATATGAAATCACTTATAGATAAATTACAAGATGATGATACTCGAAAAGGAGTTGGAAAAAATAATGCTCCAGTAAAAGGTGAGTGGGAAGGCAAATTAACACGATTTATTTCTCGATTGGAAACTAAGATAGCAGACAAGACATATGGTTTTATGTTCCAACCATACGTTGATACGAAAAGCTATAATTGGCTTGCCGAAATGTTATGTAACCTTTTAGGATATAATGATTCTCAAAAAGGAATTAAAATAGTTGATTTTTCAGAAGTTCCATCAGATGTTCTACCGGTTGTAACTGGGACTTTAGCAAGATTATTATATGATGTCCAATTTTGGATGGAGGCAGATAAAAGGACACCATTTACTCTTGTTTGTGATGAAGCACATCTATATTTGCCAACTAAAGATGAAGCTGATTCAGTACAAAAGCAAGCATTATATAATTTTGAGCGTATTGCAAAAGAAGGGAGAAAGTATGGGGTTTCTCTATTACCTGTAAGTCAACGTCCATCAGATGTTAGTAAGACAATTTTGAGTCAGTGTAGTAATTTTGTTGTTCTTCGCCTAACAAATGAGAGGGATAAAGGTGTAATAAAGAATCTATTGCCGGATTCTTTGAAAAGCACAATTGATTTTTTGCCGTTATTGGACGTGGGGGAAGCTTTAATAGTAGGGGATGCAATTCTTCTCCCGAGCAAGATTTTACTCGATAAACCTGAAATAAGTCATAGACCAGTAAGTGCTACAAAAGACTTTTGGGATGATTGGGATAAACTTAAACCAGATAATAATGCTGTACAACAAGCAGTTGAGTTTTTGCGTAAGCAAAGCAGAATATAGAACAATTGAGATACATTTTGAGGAATATGATATGAGAGATATTAACGGCGATAATAATGGTCAATTTATGATAAGGGCACTACGGTTGTTCTGAATCATAGTGGAGAATATTATAAGTAATATAACTGTAAAAAATACCGTAAAAAGGATAGGAGAAACAATGGCAGACTGGACGATGGTTCTGCTTGTCTCAAATAAGAGTATTGAAAGATATATTATTAAACAAATAGAGCATGCGCAAAATTCAAGTTGTTCCTGAATTTTGTGCATGCTCTATTTGTTTATTTTGGGTTTATCTGTTCTACCAACCAGATAATCAAGTGAAACATTAAAATAGTCTGCAAGACCAATAAGCGTGTTAACAGAAGGTAGATTCATCCCTTTTTCAAACTGTGTGATACTGCCTTTGCTTTTTAAACCTAAGGCATCGGCTAGCTTTTGAGTTGAGATTTCTTTTGTTTCACGGAGTAACTTTAATCTAGTCGAAAAAATATTTTTATCATCCATAATAAAACCTCTTGACGGTTAGCATAGCTAACCAGTATAATAGAAATGTAGGTTAGTAATACTAACCGAGCGTAAACGGTTTAATATTTCTAAAATATTAAAAACCAAAAATAAAACAGAGTAGACCAAACTATTATTAGTCAGTAAAGTAATAGTCTATTAAGCTTAATTATACCCGAAATTGGATATAGTTCCTAGTAAAATCAAGAAAATGATAAAATTTAAGCTTCTATTATCTATACCCGTACATGAAAAACTCTAGTAATTCATAACCAAATAACAATTGGAGGGATATTTACTGTGGTAAAGAGTGTGTTTGATTTGCTGGCTTCTACGATGGAACATGAAAATTTGGTTGACTTGCATTTGGAGAAATGCTCTAGTGAATATTATTATGCGAATAATAAAGTCCTTGAGTATGAAAGTAAACTTAAAGGAGCGTTGCCTTTGGATTTGCAGGAAATTTTGGTAAAGCTTGATGATGAATATAATTGTATGATGATAAGTGCAATGGACGTGCATTATCGGCAGGGATTTTCCGATGCGGTTCGATTGATTATGCAAACTTTGACTTGGGTGCCGACACGGGGCTGAATATAAAATATGAATCATATCAATAAGAAAACCGTAACATATACATTTCTCTATATGTTACGGTTTTCTTATTGTTCCGATGCTATAATGCTGATAGACGTACGAAACGGAAGCAGTTGTTAATCTGTCCCTATGGGGTGATATGTTGGAGCAGGTAATACTTGTATGTTTATCTTAAAAGAGACAAAAAAATAACCGCTATCCTCGCCTAAAAGTGCTAGCAGTTATTTTCCTATAAATATAGCCTAAAGCCTTTGTCAGACGACCGTTTCCAGTACGTCTATTTATAGTCCTATCTTATAACAGGCAAAGTATACTGTCAAGAAGATTTAGTCTTTAGAAAAGCATACGAGTAAGTAGTATTATGTTATATTTTCATGTTAATAGAATTCACGTGGTTAGCTGATAAATGGAAAGTTTATCAGCTTTTCTTTTTAAAAAATTTTAAATATATTATAAATTTTTTCTAATTGATTTCTGAATTATATTCCACGATTATCTTTCTAAAAACTTGGCAAGCTATGATTAGAAAGATAAAAAGGAGGTGCATTCATTGGATCATAAAAAAATTTATAAGCAATGGAATGGGAAGAATATTGATGGAGAAGTTGAATTAAATAATAATTTTCTTTTAAATACAGTAAATGACAATGATACCTCCGAAATGAAGTATGTAGTAGGTGTTGATACATTTTCCGCTGATGAGCTGCAACAGGATGTTGAATATTGAAAATGAAGCACTAATTCTTTATTAGTATTTGCAATACAGTAATAAAAAAACAAACAAATTTTTATATTCCTAAAAAATAGTATGAGTTTAGGAAAGGTTTAAACGGCCCGGTTGGGTCGCTTTTTTTGCGGGATAAAGTAAGTTTAAGGAGATCGAGCGCATTTATTAGATAGGGTTTTTCTGCTATATTGTACTTTATGCTTGTAGTTTTAAAAAGATAAGGTGGAGTTTGTCAGATGGATCTTAATGTTACCTTTATCGGTACGGTATTTATGGACTGCAAGGGGAGTGCTGAGAGCGGTTATAATCCGGTTGGCGCAATGTCGGCAATTTATTAGCGCAAAGCTGGCGGTAATGACAAAATAAAGAAAATAATGTTAGAATATATAGACGAACAGAAGCGGCAATTTGTATATTGAACATTTATAAAATAAGTTAAAAGTGGTGAATTAAGTGAATAAAAGGGTAATAGTTTTTTTGATGTTGTTTCTATGCGGTGCAAATAAAATGGTTTGGGCGGGAGAATATCTTGATAAAGGTTGTGAGTATCTACAGATAACACATCAGTATATGGAAGCTGAAAAATATCTGACTATGGCTATAGAAAAAGGGGATTGTGTTCAGGATGCGCTTTTATATAGGGCGGTAAATTATAGAGTGAATCTGAAAAATTATGAAGCTGCAATTGATGATTATACAAATTATCTAGAAAATTGGGCTGGTGTGAACAGTTCTATTGCTTTGGTAGGCAGAGGCAATTGTTATTATCAACTTGCAGATTATAATAGCGCTATTGCTGACTATAGTATGGTGATAAATACAAAAAAATATGACCCCAATAATATGTGGAGATTATACTTTAAACGTGCCCAGGCTTACAATAAAATTGGCAATAAAGATAAGGCTTTAGAGGATTGCAATGCGGCAATATCACTTGTAGAATCTGGAAAGTCCTACCCCAATAAGAGGGGCGAAGACTTAAGCTTGTATGCTTTTAAATCAATGCTTTCTAAGGGGAATCGTGAAGAGGAGAATCAAGCTGGTATCATTGATATTCAAGATGGATATACAAAAGCTAGGGTAGGAACGAGTGCTCCATATTTATTTTTAATAAATCTGAAAGGAAAAGAGGTAAGTATCTCATTCAATAAACCCACAGTATTGCTTTATATAAATCATTATCAAAGTAAAATTGATCTTAATCAATATAATGATTTATATAAAAAATGGAAAGGTAAAGCAAATTTCTACATTGTTATGAATAGTAGAAGTGAAGATATAAATAAAATTTTTGGTTTGGCGAATCTTTCGATTCCAGTTTTATTAGAAACAAAAAATGAGTATAGCAAAAAATACAATCAAGTCAGCCCGTCCTTGGTTATTATAGATGAAAAAGGTATCATTAACTATAATAGCTCTGCTTTTATAGTTGTTAAAGAACTTGATAGTTACATAGAAAAACTTGTTTATGAAAAAAATGAAAAGAGTCCACAGTTTTCGTCAGTTATTATAGATGAATTTAGCAAAAACGTGGTGCCTGAAATTCTTATGGATGGGCAGCAAGCTGGGGAAGAAAATTTTAAAACTGTTGATGATAAAGATTTCACTCTAAAGTTTGAAGGCCAGCCAACAGTTCTGCTTGTTTGGTTAGGAATATCTCAGCGTAAAGATATTCAGCAAAAAATGGATATAATGCAATCTGCATATGAGAATAGTCAAGGTAAAGTTCGCTTCATTAGTGCTGCAGGAGCAGTCGACCAAAAATTAATTAGCTATATGACAGATGGATGGAATTACTCTATTCCTGTATTACAATTTAAGGGGAAGCAATATTTGAGGTATGCTAGGGGATTTCCATGTTTTGTATTTATTGATAAGTATGGAAAAAGATTGCGGTACAATATAAAGTCTGATGAAGATTTGTTGCAAGTTACAAAAATATTATGTGATAGTGTATAGACTGAGTGACGGATTTTTTGTCTAAAATAAGGGTAAGAAAGATGAATTATTAATCAAAATAGAGCATGTACAAAATTCAAGAACAACTTGAATTGTACATGCTCTATTTGCTTATTTCTGGTTTGTCCGATCTACCAAAAAGATTTAAGCAAGGCATCAAAGTAATCTGCAAGAGCAATAAAAGTATTTTTTCATATTAAATGAAATTCAAGTAGTTAGTCGATAAATAGAAAGTTTATCGACTCTTTGTTTTACCAAAATTTACAGTATAATATGAGAGTGAATATATAGGAAATAAGTAGGATATTCAAAAGAATTGGTTGGGATGGTACGTCCAGCTTAGATACTGCTGATAAAAATGGTACCTCATTTGCCAATGTGAAAGATTTTAAAAATTTTATAATATCAAATCTAAAAAATAATACTCCAATAATGACAGAAAATATCGATTGGGGCGGACATTGGAGAGTAATCATTGGTTATGATACCATGGGAACCGATACAACGGCTGATGATATTTTGATCTTAGCAGATTCCTATGATACATCAGATCATTACCAAGATGGGTATAATGTGAATTCAGTGGAAAGATTTTATTATATGTGGTTTGATGCTCATATGCTCCCTAAAGGTCAGCAAAACCACATGCGGTTTAAAATAGAAATTATAGTATATATTGAAGAAACCCACAACTTATGCCAGTGTCTTAAATTCGTTCTAGTGTAATCGTTATTCGTGTAAAAATTTTAAAAAATCCACCGGCTAAGTCGGTGAATTTTTTTGATATTCTTTCAGTTTTTTATTTTGGGGATTAACCAGTAAGATAAAACTCCCAGCATAGCAAAGATATAATAAATGATGGAAAAGGGAATATTCAAGTCGATTAGTCGTCCGGCTAGCGCAGGGCCGAAGGCTCCGCCCAGAAGATAAAATAGTGTAAAAATACCCATGCCTATACCAAGCTCTGCTACAGACAGCGTTGTTGACACTAAATTTCCACTGGCGGTCAACAGGCCGTTAAGCGCAAGCATAAAAATAATGACTACAAGGGCATCGACCCATGGTGGCAGGCTGGCAAACAGACCTAGAAGAATAAATCCGCTGATAAGGGAGTAATGAGAAATTTTAAGAATACATGAACTCCCATAATGATCGGTCCAGCGGCCAATAGAAGATCCGAGCATCGCAGCAACAGCAGCACCTGGCAATATAAGTATGCCAATTGTACTCGACGGCAAGTGGAAGGTGTGCTTCATTACGAACGGTAGTAGAAAGAATAATCCAGTGTTACATACAAAAGTAAGAAAGCCTATCCACAAGATACGCAGGAAAGGAGCATTTCTTAGGAATGATACTTGAATAAAAGGCTGGGGTACTTTTTGGATATGAATGTAAAATCCTGCAATAAGTGCAGCGCCGATAAAAAGGTATAACCAATGCATCGTTACGCCTAAGAGTATGCAAGCTAATCCTGCCGAGAACAGAACGGCTCCGAAAATATCGAAGGTCCCTCGGGTGTGCTCTAGGTCCGGAACATACTTGAGTATAAGAGGGACAAGCAAAAAGCTCGAACCCGATACCAAAAACAAGGCATGCCAGCCGGCGTATTGCTCGATAAATCCGCCAAACACAGGTCCGAAACCGGATGCAAAAGCAATGGAGGCGGAAAGCGCGCCAAGCACTTGCCCTCTGTTTTCTGAACCAAAATATACGGTTGCAAGTGTATAGGAGAGAGGGGAAATAGCTGATGCGCCTGCTGCCTGTAACAGTCTGCCACCGATTACCTGCCAGTAGGAAGGGGCAAAAAAGCCAACAATAGAGCCAATGGCAAAAAGAAATAATCCAATGACATATAAATGCCGAATAGAATACGACTCTGTTAATTTTCCATAGGTTCCGGCTCCAATTGCCATCAAAATACTATAGCCGACCATTACCCAGCTCACCTGCGAAGAAGTGAGTGTGAAGGACGCGGCAATGGAGGGGATAGCCAAATTGAACATTGTTATATTCATATTTCCAAATAAGAAAAGCAAGCAAAGTATGCCAATTAGTTTGCGGTCACTTCTGGTTAAAGAGTTAGATATCCTGTCCATAAAAATGATTTACCTTAGAAGAATTCGGGGAATGTACGCAAGTTTTCTGCTTGCGATTTATCATGACCGAAGAAAATGATGGAAGGCTGGACATCCTGAACTATTTCATGCAGATGTTGATTAGATTTTGAAGCTTGAGCAGAATCAAATGCCAAAAACGGTATATTATGTTCAAAGATATTTTTGTTGTAGGCTGCATCAATTGTCAGTAATATGGGTCCAGACTGTGGGGTTGTTACAAGCACAGATTGATGCCCTGGAGAGTGTCCCGGTGTAAATAGAATTTTAATTCCGGGTGCAATCTCATGGTCGCCTGCAATGATTTGGTATTTTAAATCAGGAGTCCTGCACTCAGGCGGTGCGTAATCTGCATTTTTCATGACGGCATCATACTCCGCACGCTGAATCATAATTGGCGTATTGCGAAAATGGCCGTTTCCGCCTGCATGATCTAGGTGTAAATGAGAGCTGATAACTGCCTGTATATCATCAGGCTGGTAACCAACGTGTTTTAGAATATTTACAATTCTATCTTTTTCCCGCATATTGGGAACACAGCGTCCTTCTCTGCGAGTACCTTTGTAATAATCAGGATTATTGACAAAGCTATCGGGCATTCCGGTATCAATTAACAAGGGACCATCACTTGTTTCTATCAGGAAAGACCACACCGGCATTTCTAATAATTTGCCGGATTCAAGTTTTTGATTGACTAAGGATTGATCAAGATAACAAGAACCAGCAGGTAACAAATACATTTTTTTTACTGTCATGGGTTATCACCCTCCATTATTAGATTATTTATTTTTTAGAAAAAGTTATTTTAAACAAGTTGGTGCAGCTTTTGTTAGCCGCCTTATAAAATCTATGTAGGTTTCACGGAATCTTATGCAGACTACAAATCGGGGTGTCTTGTATGCCAGTTCGTGTTTAATTCATAAACGTATCCGATACCGAGTACGGTCGCCTCGTCGAAAGGCCGGCCGATCAATTGCATATTAACAGGCATCCCGGCGGGAGAAAAGCCACAAGGTATAGATAAGCTAGGCATGCCTGTCAGATTGGTCTGCGCAGTAAAGTTTGTCAACCGGAGCGCGTCCTCGTAATTGTCGGCACGTGGTGCGGTCAGTGGTGTTGCTGGTGTAAGCAGTACATCGACTCCGGATAATGCGTTAAGAAAGTCGTCCACAAATGCTTGACGAGCCCGTTGTGCCTGCAGGTAAGCAGATAACTGGAGTTGCTTGCTGCTATCGAGAAACATCCGCACATCAGAACCATAATCATTCGGACACGTTTCAAACCAATGCTTGTGGACCGCAAACATTTCACCCATCATGATGTCCATGGTTGCACTTTGCATATGCTTAATGAATGGTAGATCGACTTCGACGATGTCTGCGCCAAGCTCACGGAGTTTATGTATCGCCGCTTGCATAATCGTTTCTACATCAGGGCCCAAATTTTCGTAGTAATGTTGTATTGGCAGACCAATACGTATACCATTCAGTTCATTCGGATATATCCGAATCCCGGGAGCAGGGAGATCAGCCGTCTCTTTGTCCTTCGAATCGCGACCAGACATGATATCCAAGCACAAAGAGGCATCCATTACGCTGCGGGTTAAAGGTCCGGCGTGGTCGAGCGACCATGCCATTTCAATGATACCGTAGCGGCTAACCCGGCCATAGGTTGGTTTCATCCCGACAACTCCGCAGCAGGCGGCCGGAATACGGATCGATCCGCCTGTATCTGTTCCTGTGCCCAAATAAGCAAGTCCTGCTGCCACGGCGGCTCCTGAGCCTCCGCTTGATCCTCCAGGAGCCAGGTCAAGGTTCCATGGATTGTGGCAAGGACCAAAGTGTTCACTGCTTGTCGTCATCCCCGCAGCGAACTCGTGCGTCTGAACTTTACCGAGTAGCACAGCTCCGGCTTCTTGTAATTTGACTACGACAGTCGCGTCGTAATCGGGGACGAAATCTTTCAGTATTTTAGAACCAGCTGTTGTCCGGATACCTTTGGTGTAGTAAAGGTCTTTATGTACGATTGGTATACCGTGCAGGGGGCTCTTATATTGTCCCTGCATAATTTCTTTTTCTGCCTGCTTTGCCTGTTTTATCGCAAGATCGACTGTTTGGGTAACGAATGCGTTTAACTTTGGGTTCAGCCGTTTACTGCGTGCCAGTGCGAGCGCAGTAAGTTCAACTGGGGATAATTCGCGTGTCTGGATCATTTTCGCCAAATCATAGATCGTGGCGAAGGAAAACTGAGAATCTAATTCTTTCATTTGTAACTGCCTCCTCGAATCAAATTGCTTTCTCATGAGAAATTTGCTATAATTTTAATCCGGACAATTTGTCCTGCGATAAATTATAGGGGACAAGTTGTCCGGATGTCAATAGATAATTTATAAATTTTTCATTTCAAAGAGGGTGGAATACAATGAATAAAGTTAAAATACAAGAACAAGAATATTCGAAAAATCCTAAGGACGAATTATTGCGACGGCGCATTTTGGAATCAGCTAAAGCACTCTTCATCGAACAAGGTGTTGAAAATATCAACATGCATCAGATTGCGAAAATGGCTGGAGTTGGGCAAGCCAGCTTATATCGCCGGTATAAAGAAAAAGGCGATGTTTGTATGGATATTGTACGCGAAGAGTGCCAACCGTTATTTGATGAAGGAAAAGCATATCTGGTCCAAGCTGCTGATGTCTCTTCTTTGGAGCGTTTCTATCAGGTAATTGTTATATTTGTTGCTTTTTTGGAGAAAAAGTCTCCATGGCTTTGTGCAACTAACCGAGCTACACCTGGATATCGCCCTCTGCAATCACCGTTATTTAATTGGATGCGTGACACATGCAGAAATTTATTGAATGAAGCCATCCAAGAGAAGGAAATAGAAGAGACGGACGTTTTATATACCGTTGAAATCTTACTGTCTGCACTCCAAAACATTGATTTTCATGCACAGGACCAAAACTATGGGACAGAGAGAATTCTACAAGGCTTACGGCGGATTTTCATTGAAGGATTAAAGAAATTAGACTGAGTAGCGGTTCTCTTTGCCTAAAATGAAAGTTAAAAGGGGATGGCAGGAGAGATTCAAATGGTCCACTTAGGCGCTTTTTTTGCAAAATGAAGTCGATTTAAGGACATTGAACGTATTTATCAGATGGTGTTTTTCTGCTATACTGTAGGTTATGCTTGTATTTTTAAAAAGTAAGGTGGAGTTTGTCAGATGGATCTTAATGTTACCGTTATCGGTACGGTATTTATGGACTGCAAGGGGAGTGCTGAGATCGGTTATAATCCGGTTGGGCGCAATGTTGGCAGTATAGAATTTGTTCATGGTGGTGTTGCTCGTAATGTGGCGGAAAATCTTGCGGGTCTTGCTCTGCCGACAACGTTTATTTCCTCGGTCGACGAGACTGGAGTCGGTGAAGAAATCTTGCAGCGTCTTGAAGTGGCGGGGATC from Massilibacillus massiliensis carries:
- a CDS encoding SIR2 family protein — encoded protein: MEINDVKTVIQDFFQENTVTIIGSGLSVAEGIPGMGSLSVELLDKLPCKINEKADVDNWKAISDRLKVGEGLEEALHSEKPTSIVEEKIRETTAEFIRTAEKKALNSVLSGSKRFRLSDYLQRFNIRNNGLTVITTNYDRLVEYSCEMNGIRVDTLFVGKFICQFSPDESKYSFCKNIYKLRGQSRVEYSPKVKVLKPHGCLSWYQINGCAYSVPHLEKDNCLIITPGINKYREGYNEPFDTHRARANAAIDSALRYIIIGYGFGDDHLETHLLRQLNSNKPALILTHSLSDKAIKVVKGCKNVIAVCNRDNGSLVMNKDGEIFFPSINLWDIREMIKEVF
- a CDS encoding ATP-binding protein — translated: MSSQISFTENELLGSVTYVDTAQIIVEIENSNIMSQISVGNLVAIETGKRHQLLISLIDKVTRKYIEDFEDENAEETDIMISSADYVKVNIIGTYHMVLGEQKNIFKRGVDLFPQIESKCYCISGANLQSFMNLLSDSIQSDKQLKLGTFMMDNNARAVLDGNKFFQRHAAILGSTGSGKSWCVANILEKASELKYANIIVLDMHGEYGSLTEGKDKIAESYKIAGPGDLEKNQKNILFLPYWLLNREEMLSMILDRSDSNAPNQASRFTLHIRDLKLETLNEENKQDIAKTFTVDSPIPFNMKSLIDKLQDDDTRKGVGKNNAPVKGEWEGKLTRFISRLETKIADKTYGFMFQPYVDTKSYNWLAEMLCNLLGYNDSQKGIKIVDFSEVPSDVLPVVTGTLARLLYDVQFWMEADKRTPFTLVCDEAHLYLPTKDEADSVQKQALYNFERIAKEGRKYGVSLLPVSQRPSDVSKTILSQCSNFVVLRLTNERDKGVIKNLLPDSLKSTIDFLPLLDVGEALIVGDAILLPSKILLDKPEISHRPVSATKDFWDDWDKLKPDNNAVQQAVEFLRKQSRI
- a CDS encoding helix-turn-helix domain-containing protein yields the protein MDDKNIFSTRLKLLRETKEISTQKLADALGLKSKGSITQFEKGMNLPSVNTLIGLADYFNVSLDYLVGRTDKPKINK
- a CDS encoding redoxin domain-containing protein; this encodes MNKRVIVFLMLFLCGANKMVWAGEYLDKGCEYLQITHQYMEAEKYLTMAIEKGDCVQDALLYRAVNYRVNLKNYEAAIDDYTNYLENWAGVNSSIALVGRGNCYYQLADYNSAIADYSMVINTKKYDPNNMWRLYFKRAQAYNKIGNKDKALEDCNAAISLVESGKSYPNKRGEDLSLYAFKSMLSKGNREEENQAGIIDIQDGYTKARVGTSAPYLFLINLKGKEVSISFNKPTVLLYINHYQSKIDLNQYNDLYKKWKGKANFYIVMNSRSEDINKIFGLANLSIPVLLETKNEYSKKYNQVSPSLVIIDEKGIINYNSSAFIVVKELDSYIEKLVYEKNEKSPQFSSVIIDEFSKNVVPEILMDGQQAGEENFKTVDDKDFTLKFEGQPTVLLVWLGISQRKDIQQKMDIMQSAYENSQGKVRFISAAGAVDQKLISYMTDGWNYSIPVLQFKGKQYLRYARGFPCFVFIDKYGKRLRYNIKSDEDLLQVTKILCDSV
- a CDS encoding MFS transporter; the encoded protein is MDRISNSLTRSDRKLIGILCLLFLFGNMNITMFNLAIPSIAASFTLTSSQVSWVMVGYSILMAIGAGTYGKLTESYSIRHLYVIGLFLFAIGSIVGFFAPSYWQVIGGRLLQAAGASAISPLSYTLATVYFGSENRGQVLGALSASIAFASGFGPVFGGFIEQYAGWHALFLVSGSSFLLVPLILKYVPDLEHTRGTFDIFGAVLFSAGLACILLGVTMHWLYLFIGAALIAGFYIHIQKVPQPFIQVSFLRNAPFLRILWIGFLTFVCNTGLFFLLPFVMKHTFHLPSSTIGILILPGAAVAAMLGSSIGRWTDHYGSSCILKISHYSLISGFILLGLFASLPPWVDALVVIIFMLALNGLLTASGNLVSTTLSVAELGIGMGIFTLFYLLGGAFGPALAGRLIDLNIPFSIIYYIFAMLGVLSYWLIPKIKN
- the aiiA gene encoding quorum-quenching N-acyl homoserine lactonase AiiA, with the protein product MTVKKMYLLPAGSCYLDQSLVNQKLESGKLLEMPVWSFLIETSDGPLLIDTGMPDSFVNNPDYYKGTRREGRCVPNMREKDRIVNILKHVGYQPDDIQAVISSHLHLDHAGGNGHFRNTPIMIQRAEYDAVMKNADYAPPECRTPDLKYQIIAGDHEIAPGIKILFTPGHSPGHQSVLVTTPQSGPILLTIDAAYNKNIFEHNIPFLAFDSAQASKSNQHLHEIVQDVQPSIIFFGHDKSQAENLRTFPEFF
- a CDS encoding amidase; translation: MKELDSQFSFATIYDLAKMIQTRELSPVELTALALARSKRLNPKLNAFVTQTVDLAIKQAKQAEKEIMQGQYKSPLHGIPIVHKDLYYTKGIRTTAGSKILKDFVPDYDATVVVKLQEAGAVLLGKVQTHEFAAGMTTSSEHFGPCHNPWNLDLAPGGSSGGSGAAVAAGLAYLGTGTDTGGSIRIPAACCGVVGMKPTYGRVSRYGIIEMAWSLDHAGPLTRSVMDASLCLDIMSGRDSKDKETADLPAPGIRIYPNELNGIRIGLPIQHYYENLGPDVETIMQAAIHKLRELGADIVEVDLPFIKHMQSATMDIMMGEMFAVHKHWFETCPNDYGSDVRMFLDSSKQLQLSAYLQAQRARQAFVDDFLNALSGVDVLLTPATPLTAPRADNYEDALRLTNFTAQTNLTGMPSLSIPCGFSPAGMPVNMQLIGRPFDEATVLGIGYVYELNTNWHTRHPDL
- a CDS encoding TetR/AcrR family transcriptional regulator, translated to MNKVKIQEQEYSKNPKDELLRRRILESAKALFIEQGVENINMHQIAKMAGVGQASLYRRYKEKGDVCMDIVREECQPLFDEGKAYLVQAADVSSLERFYQVIVIFVAFLEKKSPWLCATNRATPGYRPLQSPLFNWMRDTCRNLLNEAIQEKEIEETDVLYTVEILLSALQNIDFHAQDQNYGTERILQGLRRIFIEGLKKLD